A single window of Nicotiana sylvestris chromosome 3, ASM39365v2, whole genome shotgun sequence DNA harbors:
- the LOC104224774 gene encoding uncharacterized protein has protein sequence MKSLSIDLPLVEALEQMSSYANFMKDLVTKKRSMNFETIKVTHQVSEIVHSMAPKLEDPSAFTIPCTVESAEFAKALCDLGEIINLMLYSVFKTSGIGQPIPTSMRLQMADRTMKRPLGVIEDVLVRVDKFILPADFVILDCEVDYEVPIILERSFLAIGKVL, from the coding sequence ATGAAGAGTCTCTCAATCGATTTGCCATTAGTTGAAGCTTTGGAGCAAATGTCCAGTTATGCTAATTTTATGAAGGATCTCGTGACAAAGAAGCGGTCAATGAATTTTGAAACCATCAAagtcactcatcaagtgagtgaaATTGTGCATTCAATGGCTCCTAAGTTGGAGGATCCCAGTGCTTTCACGATTCCTTGTACAGTTGAAAGTGCTGagtttgctaaagctctttgtgatcttggagaAATTATCAATTTGATGCTCTATTCGGTTTTCAAGACTTCAGGAATTGGGCAACCAATACCTAcctctatgagattgcaaatggccgatcGTACTATGAAGAGACCCTTGGGAGTGATTGAAGATGTCttggttcgtgttgataaattcattcttccagCGGATTTTGTCATTTTAGATTGTGAAGTTGATTATgaggtgccgattattcttgaGAGATCCTTTCTTGCTATAGGGAAGGTCCTGTGA